AacgataatttttattatttatagttattaacttaatattcataaatattaaacatttttcttaaaaatttttttacattaaaatacGATATTATAACCtcgataaaataaattattaaatatgagaacaagaaaaaagaaaaaatacctcaaaaaaatgcaaatatattaaaagtgATATTACAAATGTACGAAAagacttaaaaaaatatataaaaactcgatatgcacaaaaaataaaacaaataatttttacagctatatattattatttttacatataattacaacgattttccaaaaagaaatataaaatggtaaatatatttatttacatatattaatagtcattttattttttttaaatatattagtatatccttatatatatatcttttctctatttctgctttatattattattcctaAATAATACGTTATGTTTCTGTATCCATTTGGATTTATTTAAAGCCATAATTTTCATGTACTATTAGTAGTAAatgttattcatttttttttccagttTTTTTTACATGCATATCtagttacataaaaaattatttttataataagcccaagaaataaaaacattatgaACAATTATTAAGCAGTACTTATATACGTAGACACTAATACATTTAATCATACATTCAATTTACATGGAATAATATagctaaaaaaattttttagtatacttttgtttaattcaaagaaaaaatgaaaatattgaaCATTATAATacttgaaaaataataacatgagaaaaataaatatatgtatgagtTGATGTTTTGAACTTATATCTATAATTATgactttatttttgtaaatattttaggacataatttattataagttTTTTTCAAGAAATGTATACTATTAGAAaaatctaaaaaaatttattataaacttaaataacttaagtataattaatattctgaaaaaattttataagatttttatttagaacaatacattatataatatcgctaataaagaataaaattatgtaaaagcCAGTATTGTAtagattattattttactcacttatttttattgttaatagTGCggggatatatatatatatttttattttttctatacaTATTCAAAAAGACTTACACGAAActccaaaaaataatatatattttttttttcatataagtACTAGAATTAATGTGAATAGTTTTGtaccaaaaaattaaactgcattttatttaaaagtagtaccataatataaattaaaggtatttttaatatgaatttataattctttatctaagttcaaaaatattattaaatccTTAAATTCATGAATTTGCATATATTGAAGATTCATAAATTTGAACTTTCTATTGTGTAAAAAAGAGGTTGGAAACATATTTCtgatgaaatattataaatatatttttaagaattttattatatttatattaatggaCAAGAAAATAAGTAGATATGATATGCATGTACGGATCTATCcttataatgaaataaaactaatgtaataaaatttgtgCTTTAATAGTGATCTTGTAACAAATTCCAAAAAACATGAgatacaatttttaaaaaaatacatagtaattatacatgtataaaattaaaaataaatgaaattcttagtaacataaaaataattattgaaATATGTAACAGGAAATGTTCAATTTTATAGATTATAAAAACAACgttattgttttattctaAAAGCTCCATCAATCATTCACACTAAAAGGTACAATGAATTAAGTTAAAttagaaagaaaaatttaattaaaagaaatatttaaaatgtgaattatataatgaacgAGATTAATTAGtgatattttcttaaattgaaaaaaacatatattttttaattataaaatcatTTAACCATTTTCGATGAGGGTGACGTGggaaatatatcattttttattggAATTAAAAGCTTTGTCTTAttcgaaaaataaatacatatattttgttttatttaatgacAACATTTTAACCGACTTACTAATGAATTTAAACAGAGAAatgtttaaattaaattcatggtaatttataatatctaacaattattaaaacgaaaattatttcaataaatgttcataaatattcgattaattttaattcatcGTTTAATCCtttaataatacaaacaaacaaataaaatatatatcttattcaTTTAACGACTTTtagtaacatatatattttagtaatttttataaaattgagTTACTgtacattaataataatagtaaaattatatatttttttaattttttattttattgaaacGATTAAGTATCTCCAAGTTAGTAAGAACATATAAGTAGCCAATAATTATAAagttatgtttttttatgatataaattaatttcacatttatacaaaaaaaaaaaaataaaagtcactataattattctttcaataaatatgttttattccATGTTTCTAatgaaatacattttatataataaatattaattattcttcttagtaatatatatatatatatatatatatatatatatatatatatatatataaagtatcAAACTACATAAAATCcctttcataatatataaaaaaaacatatttttctatttaaaatctacaatgttttttcataaaaacctaaacaaataataatttcagACTAGAATGAGAtgcaaaataataagaagaaTTACTTTGCaggaatataaattatcacaattcaaaataattatatgaattgtggcattatttattaattttaatgaacaaACATATTTCTATagaaatgtattttaatatacaattgtttatattgagttaaattaataatttaaaatacctgtttgaaaacattaaaaaattcaaatacacaagaacataaaaaatataactatttatatttttatatcgaAGAAATCAGATTATACACACCTATTTATAATACGTTTGATATTATATGCAtgtttattaagtatatcactaataatatcatagtttttcatattaaaagCTTCTCTagataaagatatatattccctattatttattttactcagacattaacttaattttttcatatttttcattattcctTAAAATCTTATAAATTGCAATTATAAGTATAACAGATAATATAACGATAAAAATGCTATAAAGTATAACATAAGGatccatttttaaaaattctttcAACTTACATGTAATATCGTAAAAAAACTTACCTAATGGATTCTCTTTAATTGTTGTCCATTCAACTTTCAAAAATGTTAATCCTGGTGATATTGGTATTCCTATTCccaggaataaaaaaataaaaaatagagtaAAACCAAAACCGTAATtcctaaattttattttctttaaatctATATCACAAATTCTCCTCTTTTTTTCAACAAAATCATCaaaatcttttttctttatccattttttttgaaaatgaaaatgttttccatcaaacattccattattataatctataaTTTCCGTGTAGTATTGCTGCTTATTTAGTAAATTTCCGTTTGATTGTTTGTTTTTACCTTTggtcaattttttattattatatatatttatattcttgcatttcatattatttgatatatctTCTGTTAAACCTACGGTATTTGAATCCTgatcctttttatattttgctagtaGTCGATAGCGTATTGCTCCTGATATACTATCGAGATTCCATTTCACATTCAGTGATTTGTTAAACACgatctaaaaaaaaagagaagagtAAATATTTGTCACGTATTAGAATACAGaatgaaatgataaaaaacatcattaattaatttataaaactaagtatataaataatcaaaTTGTCTTTAAATGGAATAATCATAGTACATCACTGCTAAAATGATATATCGAAGCTAAAATTATAAACGCAGAAAATTTAATGCATAATATTAGCTTAATTATTTGTTCCATGTTATAGACCATTAATATTCTAATATGTtaagaaagaaataaaataatattattgtaatataattcaaattAAGAAGAATACTAcatttgtttaaaatatttatttttattattgcttCTTAAACAGTTAATATAATGCAAAAAACTAAGTGGAGTTTTAcatctacaaaaaaaaaattaaaactttatatgtatattataaaatttttaacttaatattatcaaaataaagagcaaaattcatttataaaaaaatattatacatttataaatatacaaaatatataatttttttgattaaaGTAATGCACTGATAAgataattgtttttattatactttttcataataatgtaaaaatgaacaaatatgttttttaaatatttagaaatattgagcttatatagaatacatagaaggtatataatatatatataatacgttTCTCTACATGttgcaaaaataattactaattttatttaatctatcctataaattattctaattttattaacattataattaaaataaaaatgttattattctTAGAAATATTAGtcttataaataacaaaatagctttaataattcataaaaaaacattatatattacgttAATTATAACACAGTTTAGTTAGTGCTCATTTAAATAACTAATTTATAGaccataatataattaaaaaaaattatttaatttcgaACTAAGTAAttcttgaaaaaatatattttttaatggaaaataatgactaattttttatttttgtaaaataatttttaataattattatttttaattaattttaatttatatgataatttGTAAGTGAAATGTTACttaattgttaatatattttttttagttaaatatatgtacttagAAGAAATtcaatgaaaaagaaataataattcttacACAAAATATCTTAATATCAAAATAACCTTGATTCAGTAATATGTGTGTTTAATtctttcattaatatatatatatatatatatatatctcgttagttataaatttaatttatgatatatatttaattaatatttacaaaattaaaataaatcaacAATTACGAAACTCCTCTAGAAATATCACAAAAGTAGGTATCGTTCAATTTACTTCtgacatattttattatttaaaattaatcatATCCCACGTATGatattactaaaattataaattacacTAATATATGAGAAATCCTCTTAGcagtattattaataattaaatataacttaTTTATAGTCTTATTTATACTGATTAAAAACactaatataattacataaacttttgcaatatttaaaaccaacaaaaaaaataaaataaaataaatgaaagtaaatttattaaaatagcAATTTTAGAATTTAGTATAACTTAAAGAAAATAACTAATAAAACAACATAgaaatagaataaattacgatatgtaataatatcgTTAAGAAATACGAagtgttaatatataaaatattaaataatatatctcagaaaattattttatatatatatattttttattaaaatattatagagtatagaacaaattatttatatcttattcatgcataaataaatacttccctttataaaatatgaaattttaacttttactcaactaatataaatgaaattaaggTGATTTTTTACGAAGTTTACAttcaaaagaataaatattaatatacaaagGTTTTTATACATTACACACAGTTGCATCTTGTGAATGGCgataactataaaaatattatatattttatatattatttaacaatataatattaatttcataataattgtactatgaaaaattactattataaaaataaataattaaaaaaaaaaaaaaaatacttctaaattatatatatatttatttaataatttacagttatttatataattgatTGTTTGTAACAattgtaatataatttattgcACAAATTTACTTTAAACTTAATTTGTATTACCTACagatattcatattattcaatttttcattaaagtatttttcttcatatgtTTATCcttgtttaatatatatacattattataacaaagttatattatatgcgtgctgtaattatatatattttaatcattaataattttatatttactctACATAAttaaactattattatatttctctCCCCAATAAATGCAACAGTGGGatcattattttgtataaatatttttgttctattATACAAGTTATGatgtattttattcattaaaattttatttttttctttttatatttcatcattaaatttaatagtGCATTCTTTagacatatataatatattttactaatatacaatttactaatagaatatattatacatttttaagaaacaacataaatatatatatatatataatacaagtatatatatacaacacaatatttttaacttctTTTTATCTAATAAAAGGTACCTTTACGTTTAGTAGATCTTCGTTTTAtaccaaataaaaaatatcatgATAAGATATTTGACAATATACTCATTCGATTCTCCtgtaaaatgataataagcacaattttttttacaaataaaaatactttaatTCTATTGTTCTATTGAGTTTTATAAAACTTTTCGATGatcaatatttattttgttcttgtataatattttctaaaatgagaaaatataatgaatatacagtatatagaaaatttatttataaatataaatatataatagaaattacttaaattataattattatttctctgcttaaattttcattatgcGTATTAAGAGATGATGATACACTTATGTGgcgtatttaaaaaaaaacgttGTTTTATGTATTGTTATGCATCTA
The DNA window shown above is from Plasmodium malariae genome assembly, contig: PmUG01_00_11, whole genome shotgun sequence and carries:
- the PmUG01_00026900 gene encoding fam-m protein, whose protein sequence is MEQIIKLILCIKFSAFIILASIYHFSSDIVFNKSLNVKWNLDSISGAIRYRLLAKYKKDQDSNTVGLTEDISNNMKCKNINIYNNKKLTKGKNKQSNGNLLNKQQYYTEIIDYNNGMFDGKHFHFQKKWIKKKDFDDFVEKKRRICDIDLKKIKFRNYGFGFTLFFIFLFLGIGIPISPGLTFLKVEWTTIKENPLGKFFYDITCKLKEFLKMDPYVILYSIFIVILSVILIIAIYKILRNNEKYEKIKLMSE